The following is a genomic window from Spirosoma foliorum.
AGCCGATCTGTAGCGGGATCAATATCATATAGCGTCGTCGTCGTTACCCCTGCGTTGTTATTCGTGTAAGCCACTTCCGAAATCATAGCTCCCATTACGCCATTAATTGCCCCATCGGTAGCAACCACAAGGCCTGTTTCGGGATGCAGACGTAAATCCTGACCGGTGTTGGTAACCAGTCGAATTCGGTCGACGGTTGGGTTAAAATCGATTCCAACTACAGAGCCAGAAACAGCGGGACTAAATGGAGCAGTTGTCAACGGACGAGCCACGGCCGTTGTTGGATTAATGACAAACACACGACTTTGATTACTAACTCCGTAGAGCTGTCCGGTAGCCGGCCGAAAATCAATCGACATGATGCGTTCCCCACCGGCAAAATTCACGCCGGTAATCACCAATGTCGACAGTGGTGCGCTTGAATTCTGGACATTCAACCGCAACAGTTGATTGGCGTCATTTAACGCATAAATAGTAGCATCAGGCAGAGTATTTGGACTGGGTGGCAGCCGGTGATCCTGGCAGGCAGCTAAAGTCAATAAAGAACCGATTGCCAGCATGCCAACAGCACGGCTGAAGGATTTCGCGTAAAGCATAGTCATAGAAAAGTCGTTCAGAGTAAATCAGAAAAGTAACAACACTTGACTATACGGCAATACGCACCAAACGGATTTATAGATATTAAAAAGAGATTAAAATATTTTTTAATGGCCAATGAAAATTTCATTAATCACTTAACTACCAGCTCTTTTTCAAACTCAAATAACTCCCAAACGAATTGGGCATCAACTCGCCCTGATCGAGTGAAAGTGTGGTTGTTAGCATCAGACCCGACCATTTACGGATAGGCCACTGAGCCGTTGCTAATGTGGATAACTGATGAAATGCTTGTGGATAAGGCTGTTTATACGACCCAAAATTTCGACTATACGATATACGTGTGGTTAGAGTTGGCCCACGCCGAAACGTACTTATGGTTCCCAGATACCACGCCACTACCCGATTATTTGGATAAAAGCCATTGCCGCCATACTCATTGCCGACCGATGGCGCTAAGTCTCCTCTGGGCATAATAAACGGAGTGCCCAGAGTGCGCCCCCGGTACGACCATCCCTGAATGTACTGACTATGATTAAAGTAGTTGTCAGCCCCCTGATAGCGAGCAGTCGGATCGAAGGTTGGGCCACTTTGATCGGTCGTCGTTAACCACTCGAGCACAATTCGTTGAAATCGAAAGCGTGTATTTTGTTGCGAATGATTCAGGAAACGTAAGCCCGTTAACCCATCTGGCACATTTTGTAAAGCAAGCCCCGATGCATCGTCGTACATGTGCTGGTGGTAGAGCAGCCAGTTAGCCCTGTCTCCTTTCCATTCAAAAGCTACATCGTAACTACCGACATGATTACCTAACCGATTTGTACCATCAAAGCCCGTAAATCGGTCATTTTCCAGCGCATCGGGGTAGCGCCCAATCACTAATGACAAATAATCCTGAAACGATGTTGACAAGTGCCCATCTACGGCTAATGGAGTTCCAATCAGATAATCTGCATGCCCTCCCCATTGCACCTGATGGTTCAGGCCGCCATAAAATTGGAAGCGCCAGTTTGGCTTACCAATCCTGCCATATAGGTATTTCTGATGCAGATAACTTCCCTGAATATATGAGTCGACAAACCACCCGTGCGCATATCCACCTCGAAATGACAGCAGTTTTTTCGTAAAGCCGAGCGGTACAAAATCGGGGGTGTGTAATTGAATTTTCGGGAACGGCATCGCATTACCCGACCAGGCAACAAAACCAGAGGTCAACAACGTATCCCCTAACCCAGCGACTTCGCGTCGGTTGCCCCCGTAAAGCTCCAGTACCCCAAAGCGGATTTTCACATACGCATCAGGCAATAGAACAGCCGGATTATCGGTCGTTGGCGTAGGGCCGATATTGGCAACGGCATATATACCAAAGCCCCAGTCGAAACGAGACTTACGCTTTACCGTTGAATCGGGTCGTGGTTTGTAATCGCGTTGTATGCCCAACCGAGCCGTTCCGAACGACCCTCGCAGCGGAACCGTGTTATACTGATTAGCCCGCAACCAGAATGGATTTTGTGTGTCCGATGTTGCCATTCCGCCTAATTCCATCGAATAGCGAATCGCGCCAGGGGTAGGAACCGATTGAGCGCGTCCTGCCAGAATAGTCAATAAAATCAGATTCGTAATCAGGTAAAGTAGTCGCATCATTCGATAAACCCAGTAAGAAACCTATCTGCCCGTAAACATACAGCAGAACAACCAACCCAGCCTCACGCACTTTGTTGTTAGTATTTTAAAACATCTTGCTCCGATTTTGATTTACTATATGAAACTTGTCTTTACCGAATGACTATACCCTCTACCACACTTAATAATGGTATCGAAATGCCTTTACTAGGACTTGGTGTTTATGCGCCAAGTCAGGCTAATGAAGTACAGCAGGCTATTGAATGGGCACTGGAAGCAGGTTGCCGCCTAATCGATACCGCATCTGCCTATGGAAACGAGCGCGAAGTAGCCAATGCCATCCGGGCTAGTGGAATTCCTCGAAGTGATATTTTCATTACGACCAAAGTCTGGAACGAAGACCAGGGTTATACAAAAACATTACGAGCGTTTAACCGAAGCCTGGAACGGCTCGGGCTCGATGTGGTTGATTTATACCTGATCCACTGGCCTATAAAACAATATCGACACGAAACCTGGCGAGCCCTCGAAAAAATCTATTCCGACGGTCGCGCCCGTGCCATTGGCGTCTCAAATCATTACCCTGCTCATCTGGACGAACTCCTGACCGAAGCTCGCATTATACCGGCTGTAAATCAATTTGAGCTAAGCCCCTATAGCTACTTGCCCGACGTATTGAATTACTGCCGGGAGAAGAATATTCAAGTCGAAGGCTACGCTCCTTTAGTCCGTGGTGAGAAAAGTAACGATCCTAAACTGCTTGCCCTGGCTGAAAAATATGGCAAGAGCACTTATCAATTATTAATCCGATGGTCGTTGCAACATAATGTCGTTACCATTCCCAAATCAGTAAAGCGCAACCGGATTCAGGAGAATTTCGATGTTTGGAATTTCGTTATTTCAGATGAGGACATGGCTTTGATGGATACGTTTTACGACAATACACGCATCGCCGACGATCCGAGAGAAATTGTTTAATAGCTTAATGACTTGCTTATAACTTACTGACTATCGTCGGCTCGTGAACGATACAGTCAACACCATACCGTTCGTGCAATAAATCGGCTAGCGCCTGTAGACCCCAGACCTCGCTCCGGCGATGCCCTACAGCAATGAAAGCACTCCCTGTTGCATCGATAGCCTGTTGGCCCGGTTTGCGATACGTTCCGGTTATGTAGAGATTAGCCCCTTTGCTGGCGGCTTCCCGCACGAGCGCGTCGGTCATAGCGCCTACTACCGCAATTCGATAACTCGTGGACTGCCAGGCCCCCGGCCCGTGACCAGCTTCAGCGCGATCATAGCCCCCGAATATAGTTTTGATGCTTGCCAGAAACTGGTCAAACTCTTGCGGAGCGATCTCCATGAGCATTCCGATTGGTCGTTGTGGCAAAGGCTTACCGGGTTCACGCATATCCTGTTTATAGCCAAGCGGCTCCAATTCACCAATGGCTCCCAACGCCTTTGCCAACTGAGGATTATAGCCCATCGTCAGGGTTTCATCAAATGGCAAATGGTGCGTCATAATCCCGATATCAGCGGGCAAATTCTCCAGATTGATCTGCCAGGGACGATGCAGCCATAAGGTATCGATTTGCTTTTCGCTGACCCAGTCTGCCAGCTTAGGAAAAGGATCTAAAGCCAGGCCAATTCGTTTGATTAGCCGGTTAGACGGGTAATAAATACCACCCCGCTCGGCATCGGCATAGCGTTCAGCAGCTAATTCGGTATGCAGAAAATCAGCCAGATCGTTGA
Proteins encoded in this region:
- a CDS encoding capsule assembly Wzi family protein; protein product: MMRLLYLITNLILLTILAGRAQSVPTPGAIRYSMELGGMATSDTQNPFWLRANQYNTVPLRGSFGTARLGIQRDYKPRPDSTVKRKSRFDWGFGIYAVANIGPTPTTDNPAVLLPDAYVKIRFGVLELYGGNRREVAGLGDTLLTSGFVAWSGNAMPFPKIQLHTPDFVPLGFTKKLLSFRGGYAHGWFVDSYIQGSYLHQKYLYGRIGKPNWRFQFYGGLNHQVQWGGHADYLIGTPLAVDGHLSTSFQDYLSLVIGRYPDALENDRFTGFDGTNRLGNHVGSYDVAFEWKGDRANWLLYHQHMYDDASGLALQNVPDGLTGLRFLNHSQQNTRFRFQRIVLEWLTTTDQSGPTFDPTARYQGADNYFNHSQYIQGWSYRGRTLGTPFIMPRGDLAPSVGNEYGGNGFYPNNRVVAWYLGTISTFRRGPTLTTRISYSRNFGSYKQPYPQAFHQLSTLATAQWPIRKWSGLMLTTTLSLDQGELMPNSFGSYLSLKKSW
- a CDS encoding aldo/keto reductase produces the protein MTIPSTTLNNGIEMPLLGLGVYAPSQANEVQQAIEWALEAGCRLIDTASAYGNEREVANAIRASGIPRSDIFITTKVWNEDQGYTKTLRAFNRSLERLGLDVVDLYLIHWPIKQYRHETWRALEKIYSDGRARAIGVSNHYPAHLDELLTEARIIPAVNQFELSPYSYLPDVLNYCREKNIQVEGYAPLVRGEKSNDPKLLALAEKYGKSTYQLLIRWSLQHNVVTIPKSVKRNRIQENFDVWNFVISDEDMALMDTFYDNTRIADDPREIV
- a CDS encoding Nif3-like dinuclear metal center hexameric protein yields the protein MHTAPFSLNDLADFLHTELAAERYADAERGGIYYPSNRLIKRIGLALDPFPKLADWVSEKQIDTLWLHRPWQINLENLPADIGIMTHHLPFDETLTMGYNPQLAKALGAIGELEPLGYKQDMREPGKPLPQRPIGMLMEIAPQEFDQFLASIKTIFGGYDRAEAGHGPGAWQSTSYRIAVVGAMTDALVREAASKGANLYITGTYRKPGQQAIDATGSAFIAVGHRRSEVWGLQALADLLHERYGVDCIVHEPTIVSKL